CACTGCCGGAGCGCGGTCGTATTGTCCAGAATCCAAAAGCCGCGACCGTGCGTGCCCACGGCGATATCATCGTCTTTGATGACCAGGTCACGAATGGAAATCGCCGGCATGTTCCCACGCAACGAGTGCCAGTGATCGCCGTCATCGAGCGAGAACCAGACCTGCGTTTCACTGCCCGCGTACAGCAGGCCACGCCGCTTCGGATCCTCGCGCACCACGTTGATCGGCGCGTCGGTGGCGATGCCGTTCACAATCTCTGTCCACGTCGCTCCACCATCGCGGGTCCGATAGATGTGCGGCCGCAGATCGTCGAGGCGCAGCGTGTTCACCGCGGCATACGCGGTGGTCGCGCTGAAGTGCGACGCGTCCATGATCGACACCTTCCACCACGCGCTAATCTGCGGCGGCGTGACATTACGCCACGTCGCCCCGCCATTGCGCGTGACATGAACCAGGCCGTCATCGGTACCGGCCCAGAGTGTATTCGAGTCGACATAGCTCGGCGCGATGGTGTACACCACGCCGCGGCGCGACGGCTTGGCAGCCGGCGTGGTCGCATACTTACCCACACTGGCCGGCACGTCCCACGTCTCGCGTGACAGGTCGTCGCTGAGACGCTTCCAGGTGGTGCCGCCGTTCACCGTGCTCCACACGACGTTGGTGCCGTAGTACAGCTTGCGCGGATTGATCGGCGAAAACAGAATCGGCATCGTGCGCACGCCGCGAAAATACTCCGGCCCGGTGGCTGCCGCCGCACGTGCTCGTCCGATGGTGGGACTCACATTCTGCGTCTGTCCCGTACGGCGATCGAAGCGCGACACCGTACCACCGTACACGATGTCCGGGTTGAGCGGATCGGGCGCGACGTAGCTGTATTCGCTCGCACCCACCGGACGCCAGTCGCGATACGTGATGCTGCCGTCGTCGCCCCGGCTGCTCACGCAGGCCGAGCCGGATTCCTGCTGCCCGCCGCACACGCGATAGGGCCACGCGTTGTCGGCAGTGACGTGATAGAACTGCGCGGTACCCTGGTTGTACCACGAACTCCACGTCTCGCCGTCGTTCACCGTGATCACGGCCCCCTGGTCGGCCACCAGCAGCATCGTGCTAGGCACGAGCGGATTCATCCACAGGCGCTGGTAATCGTCGCCGCCCGGTGCGCCCCGAAGCGCCGTCCACGTGACGCCGGCGTCGGTGCTCTTCCACGCGACCACGTTCATCGAGTACAGCGTGTTGGGATCGCGCGGGTCCACCGTCACCGCCGCGAAGTCGTCGCCGCGCCCGAAGATGCGGCTGTCCGTCGTGGTACGCGTCCACGTCGCGCCCGCATCGTCACTGCGATACAGGCCGCTCTTGCCGCCCGCCGTCGCCGTCACGTAGAGACGCCGCGGGTTGTTCGGGCTGATGCCGATACCCAGACGACCGAGTCCATCGGCGGTGGTGGGCAGCCCCCCGGCCAGCTGCGTCCACGTGGCACCACCGTCGGTGCTCTTGAACAGCCCCGAATTCGGTCCACTCCACGCGGCGTTCTCCCACGGTCCCTGCCGCGCTTCCCAGAGCACGGCGTACACCGTGTTGGCGTCATTCGGCGACAGCACGACGTCGGCCCCGCCCG
This region of Gemmatimonas groenlandica genomic DNA includes:
- a CDS encoding WD40/YVTN/BNR-like repeat-containing protein; protein product: MSNAAPLPELLVRCLRRLTLSATLVASALPLFASPTALAAQATFPSGAVQGPRWRHIGPFRAGRTKSAVGVPSQPNVFYMAATNGGVWKTNDAGRTWNPIFDAQNTGSVGAVEVAPSNPNILYVGSGEGLQRPDLSTGNGMYRSDDAGRTWAHLGLRDGQQIPRIAIDPTNPERLFVAVLGHPYGPNTERGIYRSLNGGTSFERVLFKDENTGGADVVLSPNDANTVYAVLWEARQGPWENAAWSGPNSGLFKSTDGGATWTQLAGGLPTTADGLGRLGIGISPNNPRRLYVTATAGGKSGLYRSDDAGATWTRTTTDSRIFGRGDDFAAVTVDPRDPNTLYSMNVVAWKSTDAGVTWTALRGAPGGDDYQRLWMNPLVPSTMLLVADQGAVITVNDGETWSSWYNQGTAQFYHVTADNAWPYRVCGGQQESGSACVSSRGDDGSITYRDWRPVGASEYSYVAPDPLNPDIVYGGTVSRFDRRTGQTQNVSPTIGRARAAAATGPEYFRGVRTMPILFSPINPRKLYYGTNVVWSTVNGGTTWKRLSDDLSRETWDVPASVGKYATTPAAKPSRRGVVYTIAPSYVDSNTLWAGTDDGLVHVTRNGGATWRNVTPPQISAWWKVSIMDASHFSATTAYAAVNTLRLDDLRPHIYRTRDGGATWTEIVNGIATDAPINVVREDPKRRGLLYAGSETQVWFSLDDGDHWHSLRGNMPAISIRDLVIKDDDIAVGTHGRGFWILDNTTALRQWSEATANAPATLFKPAVATRVRYSMYTDTPVPPDEPRAENPPDGAMIDYYLSRTAQRVTLEIVNATGRVIRAFSSSDPTPAPTDAGNWPRYWFRPADAPSTKAGLQRFTWDLHYARPSNECSLPISGTPYNTKCEPEGPWVMPGVYTARLTVDGVAQSQSFTVRMDPRVKMPMAALKQQHDLSLALYDAMLEAKTLTGDGFAGVAAAHQPVIDALQDSDAPATDVMVQTAKARLAAYAALKARTGAK